The following DNA comes from Sediminitomix flava.
AAATAGTCTCCAATCGTCTTCACGTAAGATCGTATCGTCATTATAAAGTCTTACGCTTAATGGTGCTGTGACTTCAAAAGTTTTTCTTCTTGGTGCAGTCATAGTTCGTTAGTGTAATTTCTCAAACCACATTATTTCGTAATTAGACCTCTAGGTGGTTTATTTAAAAACCTAAAATAAGAAAAAGCATTTTATGCTTTCTTTAATTTATGCTTTGAACTTTATCGAAACCGATTTCAATGACTTATTTCAAAAAATAAAATCATAAAAAAATAGAATTGTGATATGATTTAGCTCGAATACCCAATTAAAGAGCTGATTTATAAAAAAATTTTACAGCATTCTCCTTCCTTACTTTATTACCTATTAAATTAACTCTACATTTTTTAATCTCAAGCGATACAGATATGAAAATTAAACTTTTACTTCTCTTTGTCTTTACATTTCAATGCCTTGCTCTGTACTCACAAGACAAATCCCTGTTTGTTGCAAATATTGATAGTGCTATTCTTTGGATGGATAGAGGCGATATTGAACCTGCTATCGAGCTTTTGGAACAAACCAAAAAAATGGACAAAGGAAATTATATCTACGATTATGAAATAGGATATGCCAATTACCTCAGAAAAGACCTAAAAGGTGCAGCCAAAGCATTTAAAAAAGCGACACAATATGACAATGCAAATGACCAGTGCTATCAGTCTTTAGGGAATATGTATGACATCTTGGGCAAGCCTAAAAAAGCATTAAAAGTTTATGAAAAAGGACTGAAAAAATTTCCAGAATCAGGACGAATATATTTAGAGATGGGGAATCTTTTCTGGAATCAGAAATCATTAAGCAAAGCGCTATATTTTTATGAAGAAGGCATAAAAGTAGATCCATTCTTTTCATCCAATTATTATCGGGCAACGCTCTGTTATATGAACTCCACCGAGAAAGTTTGGGGAATGATCTATGGTGAAATTTTCATGAATATTGAAAGAAATAGCAAAAGAACACAAGAAATCAGTAAACTTCTTTTTGATACCTACGCCTCTCAAATTGATATTAATCCAGACTCTACCCACATCAGCTTTAGCAAACAAAATACGATTAATATAACCTTAGAAGATTTGACCAATGGACTAGATACAAAACAACTGATCAAAAACTCTTACGGTACTCTCGTTTATGAAACAACTATGGCGGTTTCACTTGCCAATCAAAAAGAAATAGACCTATCTTCTTTATATCAAATCAGAAAAAACTTTATCGAGCTTTACCAAGAGTCATACGGCAAAGAATATCCTGTTTCTATTTTTGAATACAAAGAATTACTCATAGAAAAGGGACTTTTTGAAGCATACAGTTATTGGATTTTGTCAGAAGGAAACCCCGAAGAATTTAGCCTTTGGCATTCCATCAATCAAGATAAATGGGAAGACTTCATCAATTGGTTTGTGGACAATCCGTTTTCATTTGAAAAGGATAAAAGTTTTCACAGCGGTTTATATCAATAAAAGCACATGCAACTTTTTCAAGAATTCATCAATCAGCTCAATGAAGAAAGCCTTTGGGAAAAGAAACTCATACTCAACAGAAATGAATATCTAAAAGTTAAAGGCAGTACCGATACCAATATCTATTATATCAAAAGTGGAAGTTTGAGAATATTCTTTGAAGATGAATTTGAGGAACAAACAATCCGATTAGGATATCAAGGAAATATCATTGGCGCATTAGATTCTTTTATCACTGAAAAATCTTCCGATTTATATATCCAAGTACTGAAGAAAACGGAAATTTGGATGGTCTCAAAACCATCTTTCATGTCTTTTGTCCATCAAAATGAAGAAAGACTAAAAATGTGGATTGTGATCTTAGAACAACTCATTTATCAACAACTTGAAAGAGAAAAAGACATACTCACCTATTCTCCTTTAGAAAGATACAATCGGGTGCTCAAAAGAAGTCCTCAGCTTTTTCAAGAGATTCCACTCAAGTATATCGCATCTTACCTTCGGATGACTCCCGAAACACTTTCGAGAATTAAAAAGTCTTGATTTCAATCAAGGAAAAGGGTTGCGAAAAGCTAGAGCTTTACCTAAAAATAATAAGCACTATGAAAATTGCATCTGAATTACTGATTGAAGACTTAATCGACAGAACACGCGAAGTTCTCAATGAAAGCACCCAACTCATGTCACTTTCTGAAAAGGAATTAAACTTCCGAATGGAAGAAAATAAATGGTCTGTTCTAGAATGTATTGAACACCTTAACCTTTATGGCGATTTCTATATTCCCGAAATTGGAAAACAGATGAGCAGATACACAGGAAAGTCTTCCCTGTTTTTCAGGAGTAGCTGGCTTGGCAACTACTTTG
Coding sequences within:
- a CDS encoding tetratricopeptide repeat protein; amino-acid sequence: MKIKLLLLFVFTFQCLALYSQDKSLFVANIDSAILWMDRGDIEPAIELLEQTKKMDKGNYIYDYEIGYANYLRKDLKGAAKAFKKATQYDNANDQCYQSLGNMYDILGKPKKALKVYEKGLKKFPESGRIYLEMGNLFWNQKSLSKALYFYEEGIKVDPFFSSNYYRATLCYMNSTEKVWGMIYGEIFMNIERNSKRTQEISKLLFDTYASQIDINPDSTHISFSKQNTINITLEDLTNGLDTKQLIKNSYGTLVYETTMAVSLANQKEIDLSSLYQIRKNFIELYQESYGKEYPVSIFEYKELLIEKGLFEAYSYWILSEGNPEEFSLWHSINQDKWEDFINWFVDNPFSFEKDKSFHSGLYQ
- a CDS encoding Crp/Fnr family transcriptional regulator; the protein is MQLFQEFINQLNEESLWEKKLILNRNEYLKVKGSTDTNIYYIKSGSLRIFFEDEFEEQTIRLGYQGNIIGALDSFITEKSSDLYIQVLKKTEIWMVSKPSFMSFVHQNEERLKMWIVILEQLIYQQLEREKDILTYSPLERYNRVLKRSPQLFQEIPLKYIASYLRMTPETLSRIKKS